In Drosophila simulans strain w501 chromosome 3R, Prin_Dsim_3.1, whole genome shotgun sequence, a single window of DNA contains:
- the LOC6729005 gene encoding peripheral plasma membrane protein CASK isoform X10, whose product MTEDEILFDDVYELCEVIGKGPFSIVRRCIHRESNQQFAVKIVDVAKFTASPGLSTADLKREATICHMLKHPHIVELLETYSSEGMLYMVFEFMEGSDLCFEVVRRAVAGFVYSEAVACHYMRQILEALRYCHENDILHRDVRPACALLATVDNSAPVKLGGFGSAIQLPGTRETIETHGRVGCPHYMAPEVVTRRLYGKGCDVWGAGVMLHVLLSGRLPFLGSGVRLQQSIARGRLSFEAPEWKSISANAKDLVMKMLAANPHHRLSITEVLDHPWIRDRDKLQRTHLADTVEELKRYNARRKLKGAVQAIAGGTNMDPLYATDADMPITGATDEWADEEAGIEAVQRILDCLDDIYSLQDAHVDADVLRDMLRDNRLHQFLQLFDRIAATVVTSNGRAPAAEAVGRCRDVLELLSSTSGGNSLGGKYAKDELLQLLAAPHMQVSNSKRKPSILAVLRNVSTTCSAP is encoded by the exons AGGACCTTTCTCCATCGTAAGGCGATGCATACACAGGGAGTCCAATCAGCAGTTTGCCGTCAAAATCGTTGATGTGGCCAAGTTCACAGCGAGTCCTGGACTGAGCACAGCGG ATCTGAAGCGCGAGGCCACAATATGTCACATGTTAAAGCATCCGCACATTGTGGAGCTGCTGGAGACGTACAGTTCCGAGGGAATGCTTTACATGGTCTTCGAGTT CATGGAGGGCTCCGACTTGTGCTTCGAGGTTGTGCGGCGTGCTGTTGCCGGTTTTGTCTACAGCGAGGCGGTTGCTTG TCACTATATGCGGCAAATCCTGGAGGCACTGCGCTATTGTCACGAGAACGACATCCTGCACAGGGATGTGCGTCCCGCCTGCGCTCTCCTCGCCACCGTCGACAACTCGGCGCCGGTGAAACTTGGCGGCTTCGGATCGGCCATTCAGTTGCCCGGCACCCGGGAAACCATAGAAACACACGGACGGGTAGGATGTCCGCATTATATGGCGCCAGAGGTGGTGACCAGGCGGCTTTACGGCAAAGGCTGCGATGTTTGGGGTGCCGGAGTGATGCTGCACGTCCTGCTTTCGGGCAGATTGCCCTTCCTGGGATCCGGAGTGAGGTTGCAGCAGTCAATAGCTCGCGGTCGGTTATCG tttgaAGCACCGGAGTGGAAATCAATCTCGGCGAACGCCAAGGACTTGGTCATGAAAATGCTGGCCGCCAATCCACATCACAGACTCTCCATCACCGAGGTGCTGGATCATCCATGGATACGGGACCGGGACAAACTACAGCGCACTCACCTGGCGGACACGGTGGAGGAATTGAAGCGCTACAATGCCCGGCGCAAGCTAAAGGGTGCTGTTCAGGCCATCGCAGGAGGCACCAACATGGATCCGCTATACGCCACCGATGCGGACA TGCCCATAACCGGCGCCACGGACGAGTGGGCCGACGAGGAAGCGGGCATCGAGGCAGTGCAGCGCATCTTGGACTGTCTGGACGACATATACTCGCTGCAGGACGCACACGTTGACGCCGATGTGCTGCGGGACATGCTGCGCGACAACAGGCTGCACCAGTTCCTGCAGCTATTCGACAGGATCGCGGCGACAGTGGTGACCAGCAATGGCAGAGCACCGGCTGCCGAGGCCGTAGGCCGATGTCGCGATGTCCTGGAGCTGCTCTCATCGACGTCCGGCGGCAACTCACTGGGCGGCAAGTATGCCAAGGACGAGCTGTTGCAGCTACTGGCCGCCCCCCACATGCAG